A window of Microscilla marina ATCC 23134 contains these coding sequences:
- a CDS encoding AAA family ATPase: MRQKVGIAIALSKKAKALLLDEPTSGLDPKAANEFSNILIELAQQKTAILMATHDIFRAKEIAHQIGILNAGNLVSQVEAASLTALELEELYLQTV; this comes from the coding sequence ATGCGCCAAAAGGTAGGAATTGCAATTGCGTTGAGCAAGAAAGCCAAGGCGTTGTTGTTAGATGAGCCTACCAGTGGACTAGACCCTAAAGCAGCCAATGAATTTTCAAATATTTTGATAGAGTTGGCGCAGCAAAAAACAGCGATTTTGATGGCTACCCACGATATTTTTCGTGCTAAAGAAATTGCCCATCAAATCGGAATCTTAAATGCAGGAAATTTGGTGTCTCAGGTAGAAGCAGCGAGCCTAACGGCGCTTGAGTTAGAGGAACTGTACTTGCAAACGGTGTAG